The following proteins come from a genomic window of Rutidosis leptorrhynchoides isolate AG116_Rl617_1_P2 chromosome 10, CSIRO_AGI_Rlap_v1, whole genome shotgun sequence:
- the LOC139872840 gene encoding non-specific lipid transfer protein GPI-anchored 26-like: MVTNRVEVFGLVSVMLWGVVMAQSGCTTALVSLSPCLSYVSGNTTIPSPTCCSQLAMVVQSEPQCLCVFTGNGSGAPTGLNINQTLAMALPNACNIQTPPVSRCNEGANGPTGSAPSNSPSGGGSKTTPGTSDAAMKNPPFYVAFVFLLAATFFSPYSVA; encoded by the exons ATGGTTACAAACCGAGTTGAGGTATTTGGTCTAGTCTCGGTCATGCTATGGGGGGTAGTAATGGCTCAATCGGGTTGCACCACTGCGCTAGTGAGCTTGAGCCCATGTCTTAGCTATGTATCCGGGAACACAACAATTCCATCACCCACTTGCTGCTCACAACTAGCCATGGTGGTTCAATCTGAACCACAATGCCTTTGTGTGTTCACGGGCAATGGTAGCGGTGCACCAACTGGTTTGAACATCAACCAAACTTTGGCTATGGCACTACCTAATGCTTGCAACATCCAAACTCCCCCGGTTAGCCGGTGTAATG AAGGTGCTAATGGACCCACAGGTTCTGCACCATCAAATTCTCCCTCAG GGGGCGGGTCAAAGACAACACCAGGAACATCCGATGCTGCTATGAAAAATCCACCATTTTATGTTGCTTTCGTTTTTCTCTTAGCAGCTACGTTCTTTTCTCCGTATTCCGTTGCATAA
- the LOC139872839 gene encoding CST complex subunit STN1: MESLHDTHVKLLAFDFLSLTPSSSNPNTVCRKHTHIISRIETLGIITSREHKPDRYIKFTIDDGTGCIPCVLWLNQLTSPYYSRRCPPDVRSIAQMARNFATMVQIGGLGRVRGKVGFYRNKIQVTVSDVFIERDPNAEILHWLQCVRLARKCYDVVRVSDEKDAMVE; the protein is encoded by the coding sequence ATGGAATCTTTACACGATACACACGTAAAGCTATTAGCTTTCGACTTCTTATCATTAACACCATCATCTTCAAACCCAAACACCGTTTGCCGTAAACACACCCATATCATATCTCGTATCGAAACCCTAGGCATTATCACCAGCCGTGAACACAAACCTGATAGATACATCAAGTTCACAATCGACGATGGTACTGGATGTATTCCGTGTGTTCTTTGGCTTAATCAACTCACGTCCCCTTATTATTCTCGCAGATGCCCACCAGATGTTCGATCAATTGCCCAAATGGCCCGAAACTTTGCAACGATGGTTCAGATTGGGGGTTTGGGTAGGGTTAGAGGGAAAGTTGGGTTTTATAGAAATAAAATTCAAGTTACTGTTTCTGATGTGTTTATTGAAAGAGATCCTAATGCTGAGATTTTGCATTGGTTGCAATGTGTGCGATTGGCTCGAAAGTGTTATGATGTTGTACGTGTTAGCGATGAAAAAGATGCTATGGTTGAGTGA